Proteins encoded together in one Sander lucioperca isolate FBNREF2018 chromosome 17, SLUC_FBN_1.2, whole genome shotgun sequence window:
- the LOC116060779 gene encoding toll-like receptor 13 isoform X2 yields the protein MQYTGSWPLFLVPLLSFLLHYNPLLAFSLKNCTINYSEDANNLWVTCRQRSLTAIPDDIPRNASSLDLGSNSISKITRRDLKYLPKLTYAELGFNLISHIDDGAFADLEKLKFLSLSSNKLSKVTDNMFQGLSELVLLSLQRNRISYISPVAFQALVSLEQLDLGSNYLQQITDVAPIFKLPTLNKLSLGNNKFTSFQSDDLPLNVSNIKTVLLTLNPLRKFSLTKDVFPHLWSLELIKCSSNIEWDVSNKTFLRNLTSLALGGIDISFESYRAVLQTTDSLQKLFLTSMKARIDEGLIDVACQIPSLRTLDLQNNCIVRVDDNLLQSCSQITDLSLSSNKLSEMSEHSLRSISQLRHLDLGYNQLSKVPLTLRGLSTLETLDLSSNYITELNCNTFLNLTRLTTLNLNQNLISKIKGCVFQNLNDLIEVNIGDNALFTFDNTFKVSLQKLESLNLHNNGLLQLMPEDFSNLSSLRSLDLEKDTYYNVYEGAFQGLDNLQTLSITPGHYRKEMFIGLAQLENLTLHLTLDWKLKSSQQNDYSPFSNLPNLKKLILKVYNTFLVQDITQDLLKGLKSLESLTSDNFFRKLLHPDTFKHTPRLKVLQIINSDLSHLTPELFWQIPNLQRLDLSNNKLRYLDFLGGANLLTLRWLKLNGNELSVINETALQCLPALMYLDLNNNPLTCECSNVGFNQWVQSNNQTQVVNGHQYTCAFPVSQKGNKFLDFDTSSCWIDAGFFCFIFSTCLVLFTLLASFIYHFLRWHLAYAYYLFLAFVYDKRRGRKGSPHHYDAFVSYNVYDEAWVYEEMLPVLEGEQGWRLCLHHRDFEPATVCLTSRTMF from the coding sequence ATGCAATATACAGGAAGTTGGCCTCTGTTCCTTGTTCCTCTTCTGTCTTTCCTGCTTCATTACAACCCATTACtggctttttcactgaaaaactGCACGATTAACTACTCTGAAGATGCAAATAATCTGTGGGTTACATGCAGACAGCGCAGCCTCACTGCTATTCCCGACGACATTCCCAGAAATGCATCATCACTGGATCTCggctcaaacagcatttcaaagATCACCAGGAGAGATTTAAAATATTTACCAAAGCTCACCTATGCAGAGTTGGGATTTAATTTGATTTCCCACATTGATGATGGAGCTTTTGCAGACTTGGAGAAGTTaaagttcctctctctgtccagcAATAAGCTTTCAAAAGTGACAGACAACATGTTTCAAGGACTGTCCGAACTAGTCTTGCTATCTCTGCAGAGGAACCGTATCAGTTATATCTCCCCTGTGGCCTTTCAGGCCCTGGTCAGCTTAGAGCAATTAGATCTGGGCTCTAATTACCTACAGCAAATCACAGATGTTGCTCCCATCTTTAAACTACCAACTCTAAATAAGTTGTCTCTTGGGAACAACAAGTTCACCTCTTTTCAATCAGACGACCTGCCTTTAAACGTCTCAAACATAAAGACCGTGTTGCTGACTTTGAACCCTCTGAGAAAGTTCAGTCTTACAAAAGACGTCTTTCCTCATTTGTGGTCTCTCGAGTTAATTAAGTGTAGCAGCAACATCGAATGGGACGTATCAAACAAGACCTTTCTGAGAAACCTAACTAGTTTGGCCCTAGGTGGAATTGATATTAGTTTTGAGTCGTACCGCGCGGTGCTGCAGACCACTGACTCACTACAAAAACTTTTTCTGACGTCGATGAAGGCGAGGATAGATGAAGGTCTCATAGACGTCGCCTGCCAAATTCCTTCTCTAAGAACTCTTGATTTACAGAATAATTGCATTGTCAGGGTAGATGACAACCTGCTGCAGTCTTGTTCTCAGATCACTGATCTCAGTTTATCTTCTAACAAGCTGTCCGAGATGTCAGAGCATTCACTCAGATCGATTTCACAGCTCAGGCATCTGGATTTGGGCTATAACCAACTGTCCAAAGTGCCCCTCACACTCAGAGGACTCTCCACACTGGAAACCTTGGATCTGAGCTCCAACTACATCACTGAACTCAACTGCAACACTTTCCTGAATTTGACAAGATTAACAACGCTTAATCTCAACCAAAATCTcatttcaaaaattaaaggaTGTGTTTTTCAAAACTTGAACGATTTGATAGAAGTTAATATTGGAGACAATGCTCTTTTTACTTTTGACAATACCTTCAAGGTTAGCTTGCAGAAACTAGAATCTTTGAATTTACACAATAATGGTCTCTTACAGCTCATGCCAGAAGACTTTAGCAACCTGTCCTCCCTCCGTTCTTTGGATTTAGAAAAAGACACATATTACAATGTGTATGAAGGGGCTTTCCAAGGACTTGATAATCTTCAAACTCTTAGTATTACACCTGGACATTACAGAAAAGAGATGTTCATAGGACTCGCACAGTTAGAGAATCTGACATTACATCTTACCTTAGATTGGAAACTGAAAAGTTCTCAACAAAATGATTATTCACCTTTCTCAAATTTACCAAACTTGAAGAAGCTTATACTCAAAGTTTACAACACATTTCTTGTTCAGGACATTACACAAGATCTGCTCAAGGGCCTTAAATCTTTAGAGAGCTTAACATCTGACAATTTCTTCAGGAAGTTGTTGCACCCagacacatttaaacacactcCCCGACTGAAGGTTCTTCAGATAATAAACAGCGATCTGTCACATTTAACCCCTGAACTGTTCTGGCAAATTCCAAACTTGCAGAGACTCGATCTCTCCAACAATAAATTAAGATATTTGGATTTCCTCGGCGGGGCGAACCTGCTGACCCTCAGATGGCTAAAACTCAACGGGAATGAGTTGTCGGTCATCAACGAAACGGCCCTCCAATGCCTCCCTGCGTTGATGTACCTGGACCTGAATAACAACCCTTTAACGTGCGAATGCTCCAACGTTGGCTTCAACCAGTGGGTGCAAAGCAACAACCAGACGCAGGTAGTTAATGGCCACCAGTATACTTGTGCCTTTCCTGTGAGCCAAAAGGGGAACAAGTTCCTGGACTTTGACACTAGCTCCTGTTGGATAGACGCTGGCTTCTTCTGCTTCATATTCAGCACTTGTCTAGTTCTGTTTACTCTCCTCGCATCATTCATTTACCATTTCCTGAGGTGGCACCTGGCCTACGCCTACTACCTCTTTCTGGCCTTCGTCTACGATAAGAGGAGGGGAAGGAAGGGCTCTCCTCACCACTACGATGCTTTTGTCTCCTACAACGTTTACGATGAAGCCTGGGTCTACGAAGAGATGCTTCCAGTGCTGGAGGGGGAGCAAGGATGGAGACTCTGTCTGCACCACAGAGACTTCGAACCAG